The Mycolicibacterium boenickei genome has a segment encoding these proteins:
- a CDS encoding DUF5996 family protein → MSTPTDNPWPALRVSDWEPTRDTLHMWTQIVGKTRLTYSPLLNHWWEVTLYVSPRGLTTSSIPYRDRLFDMEFDFIDHVLAIRTSDGGSGAVALAPKSVAEFYAETLSALDKLGIEARIHARPNEVDPAIPFAEDHQHASYDPHAANLFWRQLVQAHRVISDFRAHFIGKASPVHFFWGSFDMACTRFSGRPAPEHPGGAPNCPNGVMVEGYSHELSSCGFWPGGGEEGAFYAYAYPEPEGFADYPVGPDAGYYNKDFRQFLLPYEAVRTSADPDRALMEFLQSTYAAAADLAHWDRTSLECDPERWQHPRR, encoded by the coding sequence ATGAGCACTCCCACCGACAACCCCTGGCCCGCGCTGCGCGTATCGGACTGGGAACCCACCCGCGACACCCTTCACATGTGGACGCAGATCGTCGGGAAGACCCGCCTGACGTACTCGCCATTGCTCAACCACTGGTGGGAGGTGACGCTGTACGTGAGCCCGCGCGGGCTGACGACGTCATCGATTCCCTACCGAGACCGGTTGTTCGACATGGAATTCGATTTCATCGACCACGTGCTCGCCATCCGGACCAGTGACGGCGGATCGGGCGCTGTGGCACTGGCCCCGAAGTCGGTCGCGGAGTTCTATGCCGAAACCCTTTCCGCACTGGACAAATTGGGCATCGAGGCGCGAATCCACGCCCGACCCAATGAGGTTGACCCAGCCATACCGTTCGCCGAGGATCACCAACACGCGTCCTACGACCCGCACGCCGCCAATCTGTTCTGGCGCCAGTTGGTGCAGGCGCACCGGGTGATCAGCGACTTCCGGGCACATTTCATCGGCAAGGCCAGTCCTGTGCACTTCTTCTGGGGCTCGTTCGACATGGCGTGCACCAGGTTCTCCGGGCGCCCCGCGCCCGAGCACCCGGGCGGCGCACCCAACTGTCCCAATGGCGTAATGGTGGAGGGGTATTCGCACGAGCTGAGCAGTTGCGGTTTCTGGCCGGGCGGTGGCGAGGAGGGCGCGTTCTACGCGTACGCCTATCCCGAACCGGAAGGATTCGCCGACTACCCCGTCGGCCCCGACGCCGGGTATTACAACAAGGACTTCCGGCAGTTCCTGCTGCCCTACGAGGCGGTGCGGACGTCGGCCGATCCCGACCGCGCCCTGATGGAGTTCCTGCAGTCCACGTATGCGGCCGCGGCCGACCTGGCCCACTGGGACCGCACGAGCCTCGAATGCGATCCCGAACGCTGGCAGCACCCCCGGCGTTGA
- the thiD gene encoding bifunctional hydroxymethylpyrimidine kinase/phosphomethylpyrimidine kinase, giving the protein MNYLPLPPAGGTPLRVMTIAGSDSGGGAGIQADMRTFAMLGLHGCVAITAVTVQNSVGVKGFHEIPLDVVAGQISAVTADIGIQAAKTGMLASSEIISTIAETWRAEGLAGTVPLVVDPVCASMHGDPLLHHSALEALRTDLFPLATLVTPNLDEVRLLVDIEVVDEASQRDAARALHALGPQWALVKGGHLRSSSASPDLLFDGTEFYEFAAPRVDTGNDHGAGDTLAAATACALAHGCSVPQAVEFGKAWVTECIRANYPLGHGHGPVNALFRLQS; this is encoded by the coding sequence GTGAACTACCTGCCGTTGCCGCCCGCGGGTGGCACCCCGCTGCGGGTGATGACCATCGCCGGGTCGGACTCCGGCGGTGGTGCCGGGATCCAGGCCGACATGCGGACCTTCGCGATGCTCGGCCTGCACGGCTGCGTCGCGATCACCGCGGTGACCGTACAGAACTCGGTCGGTGTCAAGGGTTTTCACGAGATCCCGCTCGACGTCGTCGCGGGTCAGATCTCGGCCGTCACCGCCGACATCGGCATCCAGGCCGCCAAGACCGGCATGCTGGCCTCCTCGGAGATCATCAGCACGATCGCCGAGACCTGGCGGGCCGAGGGTCTGGCCGGAACCGTGCCCCTGGTCGTAGACCCGGTGTGCGCATCGATGCACGGCGATCCGCTGCTGCACCACAGCGCCCTCGAGGCGCTGCGCACAGATTTGTTCCCGCTGGCCACGCTGGTCACCCCGAACCTCGACGAGGTGCGGCTGCTGGTGGATATCGAGGTCGTCGACGAGGCCTCGCAACGGGACGCGGCCCGCGCGCTGCATGCTCTTGGCCCGCAGTGGGCACTGGTCAAGGGCGGGCACCTGCGCTCGTCGTCGGCCAGTCCGGACCTGCTGTTCGACGGCACGGAGTTTTACGAGTTCGCCGCGCCGCGGGTCGACACCGGCAATGACCACGGGGCCGGCGACACCCTCGCCGCCGCGACGGCTTGCGCTCTGGCACATGGCTGTTCAGTCCCGCAGGCGGTGGAGTTCGGCAAGGCCTGGGTGACCGAATGCATTCGGGCCAACTATCCGCTGGGCCACGGCCACGGCCCGGTGAACGCGCTGTTCCGGTTGCAGTCATGA
- a CDS encoding alpha/beta hydrolase — MTTITARELAEVQRANASDAQPVVFVHGLWLLPSSWDAWRALFEDRGYVTLAPSWPDDPETVAEARRAPSVFAGKTVAGITEHVADVVRQLDRKPIIIGHSFGGLITQKLAGQGLAKAAVAIDPAPGRGVLPLPVSALRAAFPVIGNPFNYGRAVPLTRKQFRFSFGNAVSEAESDQLYDEYSVAGSAIPLFQAALSNFNPASETKVDSLSLDRGPLLIISGEKDNTVPWAIANGAFKRQKKNPDVTEIVEIPGRGHSLVIDSGWRDVAETALDFVKKV; from the coding sequence ATGACCACCATCACCGCCCGCGAGCTGGCCGAAGTGCAACGTGCCAACGCGTCCGACGCTCAACCTGTCGTATTCGTCCACGGCCTGTGGCTGTTGCCGAGCAGTTGGGATGCCTGGCGGGCGCTGTTCGAGGACCGGGGTTACGTCACGCTCGCACCGAGCTGGCCCGACGACCCCGAAACCGTGGCCGAGGCACGCCGCGCCCCATCGGTGTTCGCGGGCAAGACCGTTGCCGGCATCACGGAGCACGTCGCCGATGTGGTCCGTCAGCTCGACCGCAAGCCCATCATCATCGGGCATTCTTTCGGCGGGTTGATCACCCAGAAACTCGCCGGTCAAGGCCTGGCCAAGGCGGCGGTCGCGATCGACCCGGCGCCCGGTCGCGGGGTGCTGCCGCTCCCGGTGTCGGCGCTGAGGGCGGCATTTCCCGTCATAGGAAACCCCTTCAACTACGGCCGCGCTGTTCCCCTGACCCGCAAGCAGTTCCGGTTCTCCTTCGGTAACGCCGTCTCTGAGGCGGAGTCGGATCAGCTCTATGACGAGTACTCCGTGGCCGGCTCTGCGATACCGCTGTTCCAGGCCGCGCTGTCCAACTTCAACCCCGCATCCGAAACGAAGGTCGACAGCTTGAGTCTGGATCGCGGTCCGCTGCTGATCATTTCGGGCGAGAAGGACAACACCGTGCCCTGGGCCATCGCCAACGGTGCGTTCAAACGGCAGAAGAAGAACCCGGATGTCACAGAGATCGTGGAGATTCCGGGGCGCGGACACTCGCTGGTGATCGACAGCGGTTGGCGCGACGTGGCCGAGACGGCGCTCGACTTCGTCAAGAAAGTCTGA
- a CDS encoding DUF3303 domain-containing protein has protein sequence MKFIVHWTQSQANYRDAVEKFKKTGGQVPEGSTMLGRWWGMNGQGFAIVETDDAKTMFESVADWGEFLTFDITPCVEDAEAGEVIAKLF, from the coding sequence ATGAAATTCATCGTGCACTGGACCCAGTCGCAGGCGAACTACCGGGATGCGGTCGAGAAGTTCAAGAAGACCGGCGGCCAGGTTCCGGAAGGGTCGACGATGCTCGGCCGCTGGTGGGGCATGAACGGCCAGGGTTTCGCCATCGTGGAGACCGACGACGCGAAGACCATGTTCGAGTCGGTGGCCGATTGGGGCGAATTCCTCACGTTCGACATCACCCCCTGCGTGGAGGACGCCGAGGCCGGCGAGGTGATCGCCAAGCTGTTCTGA
- a CDS encoding cytochrome P450: protein MVEIDTRATATLPLAPRNPLSFRQTIKAMRSFIEGHQRLRDAGGPVSRMVLGPRWLVPPVLLVTSPQGARDVLGRRDSVADRGTALNMVELRRLMGGNLLNLPHERWLPRRRTLQPMFTKQSVPRYAGHMAAAAHTIADGWDDGATVDLDVACRALTLRALGRSVFGVDLDESADDVGPALRTALSWISDRSVRPVNFPQWVPTGGQRRARAANARLHRLAAEILAAVRADPDRHAPLVRALIEARDPDTGRQLTDDEICDELVLFMLAGHDTTSTTLCYSLWALGRDPELQSRLYDEVAALGDRTLTPEDVPHLEHTVRVLHEALRLCPPGAGTPRMLNEEITVDGYRAEAGTMAMVNFYVMHRDPALWDDPLTFDPDRFSPERSVGRNRWQYLPFGGGPRSCVGDHFAMLEATLALATIVREVSVTSLRDDFPVETPFTVIAAEPIPARITRRSTP from the coding sequence ATGGTCGAGATCGATACGCGGGCCACAGCCACCCTGCCGCTCGCACCGCGCAATCCGCTGTCCTTCCGACAGACGATCAAGGCGATGCGGTCCTTCATCGAAGGACATCAGCGGCTCCGCGACGCCGGAGGGCCGGTCAGCCGGATGGTGCTCGGACCGCGGTGGCTGGTCCCGCCGGTCCTGCTGGTCACGTCCCCGCAGGGAGCGCGCGATGTGCTGGGCCGCCGCGACTCGGTCGCCGATCGCGGCACCGCCCTCAACATGGTCGAACTCCGCCGGCTGATGGGCGGCAACCTGTTGAACCTGCCGCACGAGCGCTGGCTGCCGCGGCGTCGAACACTACAGCCGATGTTCACCAAGCAGAGCGTGCCGCGGTACGCGGGGCACATGGCCGCTGCGGCACATACGATCGCCGACGGCTGGGACGACGGCGCGACGGTCGATCTGGATGTCGCGTGCCGAGCCCTCACGCTTCGGGCGTTGGGCCGGTCGGTGTTCGGTGTGGATCTCGACGAGAGCGCCGACGACGTCGGCCCCGCACTGCGTACCGCGCTGTCCTGGATTTCCGATCGGTCGGTCCGCCCGGTCAACTTTCCACAGTGGGTGCCCACCGGTGGCCAACGCCGGGCCAGGGCAGCCAACGCCCGCCTGCACCGGCTCGCCGCCGAGATCCTCGCCGCTGTGCGCGCCGATCCGGATCGGCATGCGCCGCTGGTGCGCGCGCTGATCGAGGCTCGCGACCCGGACACCGGCCGGCAGCTGACCGATGACGAGATCTGCGACGAATTGGTGCTTTTCATGCTCGCCGGGCATGACACCACCTCGACCACGCTGTGTTATTCGCTGTGGGCGCTGGGCCGCGATCCCGAGCTGCAGTCCCGCCTGTACGACGAAGTCGCGGCGCTGGGCGATCGCACGCTGACGCCCGAGGATGTGCCGCACCTCGAACACACCGTGCGGGTGCTGCACGAGGCGTTGCGACTGTGCCCGCCAGGGGCCGGCACCCCGCGGATGCTCAACGAGGAGATCACCGTCGACGGCTACCGCGCTGAGGCCGGCACGATGGCGATGGTCAATTTCTATGTCATGCACCGTGATCCGGCCCTGTGGGACGATCCGCTGACCTTCGACCCGGACCGGTTCAGCCCTGAACGGTCGGTCGGCCGAAACCGTTGGCAGTACCTGCCTTTCGGTGGCGGTCCGCGGTCCTGCGTCGGCGATCACTTCGCCATGCTGGAGGCCACCCTGGCCCTGGCGACCATCGTGCGGGAGGTCTCGGTGACCTCCTTGCGGGACGACTTCCCGGTGGAGACCCCCTTCACCGTCATCGCCGCGGAGCCGATCCCGGCCCGCATCACCAGAAGGAGTACGCCATGA
- a CDS encoding TetR/AcrR family transcriptional regulator produces the protein MTTSASTSAARERLLRVATELFYREGIHAVGVDRILAEAKVTRATMYRHFKGKEDLVEAYLATEDATIRGYFAEAASRAEPDTDMLELVIEGIAEDIARYHTRGCPFINAAAEYPDPDSRIRRLITAHRDWFRGALEQAAADRDIPAEVAASLVLLRDAALVGGYLDGIETVKPAFTRAARQAAGIAG, from the coding sequence ATGACCACGTCGGCGTCGACCTCAGCGGCCCGGGAGCGCCTGTTGCGCGTCGCCACCGAGCTCTTCTATCGCGAAGGCATTCACGCGGTAGGGGTGGATCGCATCCTCGCCGAGGCCAAGGTCACCCGCGCCACCATGTACCGCCATTTCAAGGGCAAAGAGGATCTCGTCGAGGCGTATCTCGCCACCGAGGACGCCACGATCCGGGGCTATTTCGCCGAGGCCGCGAGCCGCGCCGAGCCGGACACTGACATGCTCGAGCTGGTGATCGAGGGCATCGCCGAGGACATAGCGCGGTATCACACGCGCGGCTGCCCGTTCATCAACGCCGCCGCCGAATATCCCGACCCCGACAGCCGGATCCGGCGACTCATCACCGCGCACCGCGATTGGTTTCGCGGTGCGCTGGAACAGGCAGCTGCGGACCGGGACATACCCGCTGAGGTCGCCGCCTCGCTCGTATTGCTCCGGGACGCCGCCCTGGTCGGCGGATATCTCGATGGAATCGAAACCGTGAAGCCCGCCTTCACCCGGGCCGCGCGCCAGGCGGCTGGGATCGCGGGCTGA
- a CDS encoding alpha/beta hydrolase family protein, translated as MNLEAIAGVAHEPEGPAQGVVVLTHGAGGNRDSAMLVKLCDEWASHGWLAIRYNLPYRRRRPKGPPSGSAAGDQDGIAEAIALARTLGDGPVIAGGHSYGGRMTSMVSADGAGPDVLTLFSYPLHPPGKPERARTEHLPSITVPTVFTHGTSDPFGTIEELTAAAALVTGPTELVVVEGARHDLGSKRLDVPALAVDAALRAVDIVEP; from the coding sequence ATGAATCTCGAGGCGATCGCGGGCGTCGCGCATGAACCCGAAGGTCCAGCACAGGGCGTCGTCGTCCTCACCCACGGAGCGGGCGGCAACCGAGATTCGGCCATGCTGGTCAAGCTCTGTGACGAGTGGGCCTCCCACGGCTGGCTGGCCATCCGCTACAACCTGCCGTACCGCCGCCGCAGGCCGAAGGGCCCGCCGTCGGGATCGGCGGCCGGCGACCAGGACGGGATCGCGGAGGCGATCGCGCTGGCCCGCACCCTGGGTGATGGCCCGGTGATCGCGGGCGGGCATTCCTACGGCGGCCGGATGACGTCGATGGTGTCAGCGGACGGGGCGGGCCCGGACGTGTTGACGCTCTTCTCCTATCCGCTGCATCCACCGGGCAAGCCGGAACGTGCCCGCACCGAGCATCTGCCCAGCATCACGGTGCCCACGGTGTTCACCCACGGCACGTCCGATCCGTTCGGCACCATCGAGGAGCTCACGGCGGCCGCGGCCTTGGTGACCGGGCCGACCGAGCTCGTCGTCGTCGAAGGTGCCCGTCACGACCTGGGATCCAAGCGTCTGGATGTCCCAGCCCTTGCGGTGGATGCGGCGCTGCGGGCTGTCGATATCGTCGAACCATGA
- a CDS encoding MFS transporter produces the protein MTTEMTNPAGGVDAAQAETADRRKRMDHDHPFYKWVVLSNTTLGILLASINASIVLISLPAIFRGIGLNPLAPGNVSYLLWMLMGYLVVTAVLVVPFGRLGDMYGRVRIYNLGFVVFTVAAIALSFDPFQLGGGAIWLIGWRVVQGVGGAMLMASSSAILTDAFPANQRGMALGTNMVAAVAGSFLGLLIGGFLSEWHWKAVFWVGVPIGIIGTIWSYRSLKELGVRTAGRLDWAGTLTFGLGLTVLLIGITYGIQPYGDSTTGWTSPWVLGSIAIGLLLLVAFCVVELKVSSPMVDIRLFKSAAFGMGNLAGLMSSVGRGGLQFMLIIWLQGIWLPLHGYSFESTPLWAGIYLLPVTIGFLVAAPIAGSLSDRIGARPLTVGGMLLMAATFVALLMIPVNFDYWVFAILVFLNGLGGGIFTAPNTAAIMSSAPADQRGAASGVRSTFFNAGNSLSIGIFFSLMIVGLAHTLPAALTSGLTQQGVSASVANDVANLPPVGSLFAAFLGYNPMAELLAPYDALHQPGVNADVITGQTFFPQLITEPFHSGLTVVFTAAAVMMVIGAVASMFSAGRYGTEAGADNEA, from the coding sequence ATGACGACTGAGATGACGAACCCGGCCGGCGGCGTCGATGCCGCGCAGGCCGAGACCGCCGACCGGCGCAAGCGCATGGATCACGACCACCCGTTCTACAAGTGGGTGGTGCTGTCCAACACCACGTTGGGCATCCTGCTGGCCTCGATCAACGCCTCGATCGTGTTGATCTCGCTGCCCGCGATCTTCCGCGGGATCGGCCTGAACCCGTTGGCTCCCGGCAACGTCAGCTATCTGCTGTGGATGCTGATGGGCTACCTCGTGGTGACCGCGGTGCTCGTCGTGCCGTTCGGACGTCTCGGCGACATGTACGGCCGGGTCCGCATCTACAACCTCGGCTTCGTGGTGTTCACCGTGGCCGCGATCGCACTGTCCTTCGACCCGTTCCAACTCGGCGGCGGCGCGATCTGGCTGATCGGCTGGCGCGTGGTCCAGGGCGTCGGCGGCGCCATGCTGATGGCCTCGTCGTCGGCCATCCTCACCGACGCCTTCCCCGCCAACCAGCGCGGGATGGCGCTGGGCACCAACATGGTGGCCGCCGTCGCCGGATCGTTCCTCGGCCTGCTGATCGGCGGCTTCCTGTCCGAGTGGCACTGGAAGGCGGTCTTCTGGGTGGGCGTGCCGATCGGCATCATCGGCACCATCTGGAGCTACCGCTCGCTGAAAGAACTCGGGGTCCGCACCGCCGGACGGCTCGACTGGGCCGGCACACTCACCTTCGGGCTCGGCCTGACGGTGCTGCTGATCGGCATCACCTACGGCATCCAGCCCTACGGTGACTCGACCACCGGGTGGACCAGCCCATGGGTCCTCGGTTCCATCGCGATCGGCCTGCTGCTGCTGGTGGCCTTCTGCGTCGTCGAACTGAAGGTGTCGTCGCCGATGGTCGACATCCGGTTGTTCAAGTCGGCCGCGTTCGGGATGGGAAACCTCGCCGGGCTGATGTCCTCGGTGGGCCGCGGCGGGCTGCAATTCATGCTCATCATCTGGTTGCAGGGCATCTGGCTGCCGCTGCACGGCTACAGCTTCGAGTCCACCCCACTGTGGGCAGGCATCTACCTGCTGCCGGTCACCATCGGGTTCCTGGTCGCCGCGCCGATCGCCGGATCGCTGTCCGACCGCATCGGCGCGCGGCCGCTGACCGTCGGCGGCATGCTGCTGATGGCGGCCACCTTCGTGGCGCTCCTGATGATTCCGGTCAACTTCGACTACTGGGTTTTCGCGATCCTGGTCTTCCTCAACGGTCTGGGCGGCGGCATCTTCACCGCGCCCAACACGGCGGCGATCATGTCGAGCGCGCCGGCCGACCAGCGCGGCGCGGCCTCCGGTGTGCGGTCCACCTTCTTCAACGCAGGCAACTCGCTGTCGATCGGCATCTTCTTCTCACTGATGATCGTCGGGCTGGCCCACACGCTGCCCGCGGCGTTGACCAGCGGCCTGACACAGCAAGGTGTTTCGGCCTCGGTGGCCAACGATGTGGCGAACCTGCCCCCGGTCGGCAGCCTGTTCGCGGCGTTCCTGGGCTACAACCCGATGGCCGAGTTGCTCGCTCCCTACGACGCGCTGCATCAGCCGGGGGTGAACGCCGACGTGATCACCGGCCAGACGTTCTTCCCCCAGCTGATCACCGAACCGTTCCACTCCGGCCTGACGGTGGTGTTCACCGCGGCCGCCGTGATGATGGTGATCGGTGCGGTGGCGTCGATGTTCAGTGCCGGCCGCTATGGCACGGAGGCGGGGGCTGACAACGAGGCCTGA
- the thiC gene encoding phosphomethylpyrimidine synthase ThiC translates to MTDLFVDPSVTTGPITGSTKIYREIDGMRVPFRRVNLTNGEHLDLYDTSGPYTDDDAVIDLTAGLPPRPNVIRDRGTQLQRARAGEITAEMAYIAEREGVSPELVRDEVARGRAVIPANHNHPEAEPMIIGKAFGVKVNANIGNSAVTSSIGEEVDKMVWATRWGADTIMDLSTGKDIHQTREWILRNSPVPVGTVPIYQALEKVNGDPTKLTWEMYRDTVIEQCEQGVDYMTVHAGVLLRYIPLTVKRVTGIVSRGGSIMAAWCLAHHTESFLYTHFEELCEILARYDVTFSLGDGLRPGSIADANDEAQFAELRTLGELTKIAKSHGVQVMIEGPGHVPMHKIVENVKLEEELCEEAPFYTLGPLATDIAPAYDHITSAIGAAIIAQAGTAMLCYVTPKEHLGLPDRKDVKDGVIAYKIAAHAADLAKGHPRAQQRDDALSKARFEFRWHDQFALSLDPDTAREFHDETLPAEPAKTAHFCSMCGPKFCSMRITQDIRDAYPDGVADEIEQGMAAKSQEFADHGNRVYLPLTT, encoded by the coding sequence ATGACCGACCTTTTTGTCGACCCTTCTGTGACCACCGGTCCGATCACCGGAAGCACCAAGATCTATCGCGAGATCGACGGGATGCGGGTGCCGTTCCGCCGGGTCAATCTCACCAACGGTGAACACCTCGACCTGTACGACACCTCGGGCCCGTACACCGACGACGATGCGGTGATCGATCTGACCGCGGGGCTTCCGCCCCGCCCCAACGTGATCCGCGACCGCGGCACCCAGCTGCAGCGCGCCCGCGCCGGCGAGATCACCGCCGAGATGGCGTACATCGCTGAGCGCGAAGGGGTTTCGCCCGAGCTGGTGCGTGACGAGGTCGCCCGGGGCCGGGCCGTCATCCCCGCCAACCACAACCACCCCGAGGCCGAGCCGATGATCATCGGCAAGGCGTTCGGCGTGAAAGTCAATGCCAATATCGGTAATTCGGCCGTCACCTCCTCTATCGGCGAGGAGGTCGACAAGATGGTGTGGGCCACCCGCTGGGGTGCCGACACCATCATGGACCTGTCCACCGGCAAGGACATCCACCAGACGCGGGAGTGGATCCTGCGCAACTCCCCCGTCCCGGTCGGCACCGTCCCGATCTACCAGGCGCTGGAGAAGGTCAACGGCGACCCCACGAAGTTGACGTGGGAGATGTACCGCGACACCGTGATCGAGCAGTGCGAGCAGGGTGTCGACTACATGACGGTGCACGCCGGGGTGCTATTGCGCTACATCCCGCTGACGGTCAAGCGGGTCACCGGCATCGTGTCCCGCGGCGGGTCGATCATGGCGGCCTGGTGCCTGGCGCACCACACCGAGTCGTTCCTCTACACCCACTTCGAGGAACTCTGCGAGATCCTGGCCCGCTACGACGTGACGTTCTCACTCGGCGACGGCCTGCGACCCGGGTCGATCGCCGACGCCAACGACGAGGCCCAGTTCGCCGAGCTGCGCACCCTGGGCGAGCTGACGAAGATCGCGAAATCCCATGGCGTGCAGGTGATGATCGAAGGGCCGGGCCACGTCCCCATGCACAAGATCGTCGAGAACGTCAAGCTCGAAGAGGAACTCTGCGAAGAGGCACCGTTCTACACGCTCGGCCCGCTGGCCACCGATATCGCCCCGGCCTACGACCACATCACCAGCGCGATCGGCGCCGCCATCATCGCCCAGGCCGGCACCGCGATGCTGTGTTACGTCACGCCCAAGGAGCACCTGGGCCTGCCCGACCGCAAGGACGTCAAGGACGGCGTCATCGCCTACAAGATCGCCGCGCACGCCGCCGACCTCGCCAAGGGCCATCCCCGCGCGCAGCAGCGTGACGACGCGCTCTCGAAGGCGCGCTTCGAGTTCCGCTGGCACGATCAGTTCGCGTTGTCACTGGATCCCGATACCGCGCGCGAGTTCCACGACGAGACGCTGCCCGCCGAACCGGCCAAGACCGCGCACTTCTGCTCGATGTGCGGCCCCAAGTTCTGTTCCATGCGCATCACGCAGGACATCCGCGACGCCTATCCCGACGGGGTCGCCGACGAGATCGAACAGGGCATGGCAGCCAAGTCCCAGGAGTTCGCCGACCACGGCAACCGTGTCTACCTACCATTGACGACGTGA
- a CDS encoding septum formation family protein encodes MTYPPGPGPHGHNYPPPPPQPYSTGSDQFSALPKKSPALKWVLLGVVVLVAIVVAAGAVFYLARDRGATEASQVRSGDCLTEIPDSSRVLYVKTVSCDQPHKGEVFAVLPLPDGDFPGDAAVVKYADKCAPALTQYAPNANSESGIQLFVLYPTADSWQRGDRSVTCIATSKNPRTGKIE; translated from the coding sequence ATGACCTACCCGCCCGGTCCTGGCCCGCACGGCCACAACTACCCGCCCCCGCCTCCGCAGCCGTATTCCACCGGTTCCGACCAGTTCTCGGCTCTGCCGAAAAAATCCCCGGCGCTCAAGTGGGTGCTGCTGGGTGTCGTGGTGCTGGTGGCGATCGTGGTCGCCGCGGGCGCGGTGTTCTACCTCGCCCGGGACCGCGGCGCCACCGAGGCCAGCCAGGTCCGTTCGGGTGATTGTCTGACCGAGATCCCCGACAGCAGCCGTGTGCTGTACGTCAAGACGGTGAGCTGCGATCAGCCGCACAAGGGTGAGGTGTTCGCGGTGCTGCCACTGCCCGACGGAGATTTCCCCGGCGACGCCGCGGTGGTCAAGTACGCCGACAAGTGCGCGCCGGCCCTCACCCAGTACGCCCCGAACGCCAACTCGGAATCCGGGATCCAGCTGTTCGTCCTGTACCCGACCGCGGACTCCTGGCAACGCGGGGACCGCTCGGTGACATGCATCGCTACCAGCAAAAATCCCCGCACCGGCAAAATAGAGTAA